One part of the Arabidopsis thaliana chromosome 1 sequence genome encodes these proteins:
- a CDS encoding NAD(P)-binding Rossmann-fold superfamily protein, producing MFWSVKRYSFAPKIIHLAFNYHVSNLNMASEKSKILVIGGTGHIGKLIIEASVKAGHSTLALVREASLSDPNKGKTVQNFKDFGVTLLHGDLNDHESLVKAIKQADVVISTVGSMQILDQTKIISAIKEAGNVKRFLPSEFGMDVDKSSAVEPAKSAFGRKLQTRRDIEAEGIPYTYLVTNYFAGYYLPTLVQLEPGLTSPPRDKVKIFGDGNVKAVINKEEDIAAYTIKAVDDPRTLNKTLYINPPNNTLSMNEIVTLWEKKIGKSVEKIYMSEEQIFKSIQESPVPFNVLLSINHAVFVKGDQTNFTIEPSFGFEASELYPDIKYTSIDEYLSYFALGTSLNT from the exons ATGTTTTGGTCCGTAAAGCGCTATTCCTTCGCTCCCAAAATCATTCACTTAGCATTCAATTATCACGTTTCGAATCTAAACATGGCGTCAGAGAAAAGCAAGATTCTGGTGATCGGAGGGACTGGTCACATCGGAAAACTCATTATAGAAGCGAGCGTGAAAGCCGGACACTCCACACTGGCTCTCGTTAGAGAAGCCTCGCTCTCCGATCCCAACAAGGGCAAAACCGTCCagaatttcaaagattttggCGTCACATTACTTCAC GGGGATTTGAACGATCATGAGAGCTTAGTGAAGGCCATTAAACAGGCCGATGTGGTTATATCAACCGTTGGGAGCATGCAAATCTTGGATCAAACCAAGATCATTTCAGCTATTAAAGAAGCCGGTAACGTCAAG AGATTCTTGCCGTCTGAGTTTGGGATGGACGTGGACAAGTCAAGTGCGGTTGAGCCTGCGAAATCGGCTTTTGGGAGGAAACTACAGACAAGGAGAGACATAGAAGCGGAAGGAATACCATACACTTACCTTGTTACCAATTACTTTGCTGGTTACTACTTGCCCACATTGGTTCAGCTGGAGCCAGGTCTCACTTCTCCTCCTAGAGataaagtcaaaattttcGGAGATGGAAATGTCAAAG CTGTGATCAACAAGGAGGAAGATATTGCTGCTTACACTATCAAAGCGGTGGATGATCCAAGGACTCTGAATAAAACCCTCTACATTAATCCTCCTAACAACACTTTATCGATGAACGAAATAGTCACCTTGTGGGAGAAAAAGATTGGCAAGTCTGTTGAGAAGATTTACATGTCAGAGgaacaaatctttaaaagcATCCAAG AGTCTCCGGTTCCCTTCAACGTTCTTCTGTCGATAAACCACGCGGTGTTTGTGAAAGGAGATCAGACCAATTTCACTATAGAGCCTTCATTCGGTTTTGAAGCCTCTGAGCTTTACCCTGATATCAAGTACACGAGTATTGATGAGTATCTCAGTTATTTCGCTTTAGGAACTTCATTAAACACCTAA
- a CDS encoding NAD(P)-binding Rossmann-fold superfamily protein (NAD(P)-binding Rossmann-fold superfamily protein; FUNCTIONS IN: oxidoreductase activity, acting on NADH or NADPH; INVOLVED IN: metabolic process; LOCATED IN: cellular_component unknown; EXPRESSED IN: sepal, male gametophyte, flower, carpel; EXPRESSED DURING: 4 anthesis, petal differentiation and expansion stage; CONTAINS InterPro DOMAIN/s: NAD(P)-binding domain (InterPro:IPR016040), NmrA-like (InterPro:IPR008030); BEST Arabidopsis thaliana protein match is: NmrA-like negative transcriptional regulator family protein (TAIR:AT1G75280.1); Has 2800 Blast hits to 2796 proteins in 694 species: Archae - 20; Bacteria - 1285; Metazoa - 16; Fungi - 637; Plants - 615; Viruses - 7; Other Eukaryotes - 220 (source: NCBI BLink).), whose protein sequence is MASEKSKILVIGGTGHIGKLIIEASVKAGHSTLALVREASLSDPNKGKTVQNFKDFGVTLLHGDLNDHESLVKAIKQADVVISTVGSMQILDQTKIISAIKEAGNVKRFLPSEFGMDVDKSSAVEPAKSAFGRKLQTRRDIEAEGIPYTYLVTNYFAGYYLPTLVQLEPGLTSPPRDKVKIFGDGNVKAVINKEEDIAAYTIKAVDDPRTLNKTLYINPPNNTLSMNEIVTLWEKKIGKSVEKIYMSEEQIFKSIQESPVPFNVLLSINHAVFVKGDQTNFTIEPSFGFEASELYPDIKYTSIDEYLSYFALGTSLNT, encoded by the exons ATGGCGTCAGAGAAAAGCAAGATTCTGGTGATCGGAGGGACTGGTCACATCGGAAAACTCATTATAGAAGCGAGCGTGAAAGCCGGACACTCCACACTGGCTCTCGTTAGAGAAGCCTCGCTCTCCGATCCCAACAAGGGCAAAACCGTCCagaatttcaaagattttggCGTCACATTACTTCAC GGGGATTTGAACGATCATGAGAGCTTAGTGAAGGCCATTAAACAGGCCGATGTGGTTATATCAACCGTTGGGAGCATGCAAATCTTGGATCAAACCAAGATCATTTCAGCTATTAAAGAAGCCGGTAACGTCAAG AGATTCTTGCCGTCTGAGTTTGGGATGGACGTGGACAAGTCAAGTGCGGTTGAGCCTGCGAAATCGGCTTTTGGGAGGAAACTACAGACAAGGAGAGACATAGAAGCGGAAGGAATACCATACACTTACCTTGTTACCAATTACTTTGCTGGTTACTACTTGCCCACATTGGTTCAGCTGGAGCCAGGTCTCACTTCTCCTCCTAGAGataaagtcaaaattttcGGAGATGGAAATGTCAAAG CTGTGATCAACAAGGAGGAAGATATTGCTGCTTACACTATCAAAGCGGTGGATGATCCAAGGACTCTGAATAAAACCCTCTACATTAATCCTCCTAACAACACTTTATCGATGAACGAAATAGTCACCTTGTGGGAGAAAAAGATTGGCAAGTCTGTTGAGAAGATTTACATGTCAGAGgaacaaatctttaaaagcATCCAAG AGTCTCCGGTTCCCTTCAACGTTCTTCTGTCGATAAACCACGCGGTGTTTGTGAAAGGAGATCAGACCAATTTCACTATAGAGCCTTCATTCGGTTTTGAAGCCTCTGAGCTTTACCCTGATATCAAGTACACGAGTATTGATGAGTATCTCAGTTATTTCGCTTTAGGAACTTCATTAAACACCTAA
- a CDS encoding NmrA-like negative transcriptional regulator family protein (NmrA-like negative transcriptional regulator family protein; FUNCTIONS IN: oxidoreductase activity, acting on NADH or NADPH; INVOLVED IN: metabolic process; LOCATED IN: cellular_component unknown; EXPRESSED IN: 10 plant structures; EXPRESSED DURING: 4 anthesis, C globular stage, petal differentiation and expansion stage; CONTAINS InterPro DOMAIN/s: NAD(P)-binding domain (InterPro:IPR016040), NmrA-like (InterPro:IPR008030); BEST Arabidopsis thaliana protein match is: NmrA-like negative transcriptional regulator family protein (TAIR:AT1G75280.1); Has 1595 Blast hits to 1591 proteins in 336 species: Archae - 8; Bacteria - 421; Metazoa - 0; Fungi - 508; Plants - 551; Viruses - 7; Other Eukaryotes - 100 (source: NCBI BLink).), with translation MTTEKSKILVIGGTGYMGEFIVEGSAKAGNPTFALVREASLSDPVKSKTIQSFKDLGVTILHGDLNDHESLVKAIKQVDVVISTIGHKQIFDQTKIISAIKEAGNVKRFLPAEFGIDVERTSAVEPAKSLFAGKVQIRRAIEAEGIPYTYVVSNCSAGFYLRTLLQFESGLISHTRDKAIIFGDKNVPPRDKVTILGDGNAKVVINKEEDVAAYMIKAVDDLRTLNKTLYISPPNNILSMNEMVTLWEKKIGKSLEKTHISEEQILKSIQVPIDVFKSINHAVFVKGDQTSFTIEPWFGEEASVLYPDVKYTSIDEYLSQFT, from the exons ATGACGACGGAGAAAAGCAAGATTCTGGTGATCGGAGGGACTGGTTACATGGGAGAATTCATCGTTGAAGGGAGCGCGAAAGCCGGTAACCCAACATTCGCTCTTGTCCGAGAAGCATCTCTCTCTGATCCTGTCAAGAGCAAAACCATCCAGAGCTTCAAAGATCTCGGTGTCACAATACTACAC GGAGATTTGAATGATCATGAGAGCTTAGTTAAGGCCATTAAACAGGTTGATGTGGTGATATCAACCATCGGGCACAAGCAAATCTTTGATCAAACCAAGATCATTTCCGCCATTAAAGAAGCTGGTAACGTCAAG AGATTCTTGCCGGCTGAGTTTGGGATAGACGTTGAGAGGACCAGTGCGGTTGAGCCGGCAAAATCATTATTTGCAGGGAAGGTACAGATCAGGAGAGCCATTGAAGCTGAAGGAATACCATACACTTACGTTGTTAGCAATTGCTCTGCCGGTTTTTACTTGCGTACGTTACTTCAGTTCGAGTCTGGTCTCATTTCTCATACTAGAGACAAGGCCATCATCTTTGGCGACAAAAATGTTCCTCCTAGAGACAAAGTCACCATATTAGGCGATGGAAATGCCAAAG TTGTGATCAACAAAGAGGAAGATGTTGCAGCTTACATGATCAAGGCGGTGGATGATCTAAGGACTCTGAACAAAACCCTCTACATTAGTCCTCCTAACAACATTTTATCGATGAACGAAATGGTCACCTTGTGGGAGAAAAAGATCGGCAAGTCTCTTGAGAAGACTCACATATCAGAAGAGCAAATCCTTAAAAGCATCCAAG TTCCCATCGATGTTTTCAAGTCTATAAACCACGCGGTGTTTGTGAAGGGAGATCAGACCAGTTTCACAATAGAGCCTTGGTTCGGTGAAGAAGCCTCTGTGCTTTACCCTGATGTCAAGTACACGAGTATTGATGAGTATCTCAGTCAATTCACTTGA